One stretch of Bacteroidales bacterium DNA includes these proteins:
- the surE gene encoding 5'/3'-nucleotidase SurE, with protein MDKKRPLILVTNDDGVEAKGFNSLIEMVRPFGSIYAVAPFYVHSGKSHSITVEVPIRYRKLRESENVQVYGCSGTPVDSVKLAFGEILPRDPDLVVSGINHGSNASVSVMYSGTMGAVIEACLNEIPSIGFSLLDFDPDADFTGTVEYGRKIVQHTLEKGLPKGTCLNVNAPSIPAEEIKGIKICRQAKGVWREEFEKRLDPRAGEYFWLTGYFENHENGAADTDEWALANGYISVVPIKVDLTDYEAMKRLKDIGYD; from the coding sequence TTGGACAAAAAGAGACCTTTAATCCTGGTAACGAATGATGATGGAGTGGAGGCGAAGGGCTTCAACTCGTTGATAGAAATGGTACGTCCATTTGGATCGATATATGCGGTAGCTCCTTTTTATGTGCATTCGGGAAAGTCTCATTCCATCACAGTAGAGGTACCGATCAGGTACAGAAAGCTCAGAGAATCGGAGAATGTTCAGGTATATGGATGTTCGGGTACCCCAGTCGATTCTGTTAAGCTGGCTTTTGGCGAAATACTTCCCAGGGATCCCGATCTGGTTGTTTCTGGTATCAATCATGGTTCCAATGCCTCTGTGAGTGTGATGTATTCCGGAACGATGGGGGCCGTTATTGAAGCATGCCTGAATGAGATCCCTTCCATTGGTTTTTCTTTGCTAGATTTCGATCCGGATGCCGACTTTACCGGAACTGTTGAATACGGAAGAAAGATTGTTCAACATACACTGGAAAAAGGCCTTCCGAAGGGAACCTGTTTGAATGTTAACGCGCCGTCAATTCCCGCCGAGGAGATCAAGGGAATAAAAATATGCCGTCAGGCAAAAGGCGTATGGCGCGAGGAATTTGAAAAACGGCTCGATCCCCGGGCCGGTGAATATTTTTGGCTTACCGGATATTTTGAAAACCATGAGAACGGGGCAGCCGATACCGATGAGTGGGCCCTTGCCAATGGATATATTTCAGTTGTTCCCATCAAGGTAGATCTTACTGATTACGAGGCAATGAAAAGGCTGAAGGATATCGGTTATGATTAG
- a CDS encoding phenylalanine--tRNA ligase subunit beta, which translates to MKISYNWLKDYVDTSLSPEEVAQILTNTGLEVEGREAFQSVEGGLEGLVIGRVTSCKSHPKADNLSITTVDVGMDRELPIVCGAPNVAEGQKVVVAKPGTKLFMNGKRTELKKTKIRGEVSEGMICAEDEVGLGDDHEGIIVLDDDAPLGGKVKDYFHFEEDTVLEIDLTPNRIDGASHIGVARDLLAYLRQKEDIKLKKPSVDHFKKDDDNLKIDVEIVNREACPRYSGVTLTNVNVEPSPEWLQNRLKAVGLNPINNLVDISNFVLLETGQPLHFFDADKIKDNKVLIQKLSEGTPFISLDKQEIKLSAEDLMICDTEKPMCIAGVLGGTNSGVTEHTKNLFIESAYFDPRHIRNTAKRHILNTDASYRFERGADPNNTVYALKRAALMVKEIAGGNISSEIVDEYPDPIDKAPVDLNFDNLVRLTGMEIPLPVLRTILPALDIEIEEETERGMKLRIPTYRVDVTREVDVIEEILRIYGYNRIETPEKLNATLTYSEGTDREQYTDVISTLLTGKGFTEIMSNSLTKSAYYNDLTTFPENNLVYLHNPLSSDLNSMRQTLLFGGLEAVAHNINHQRPDLKVFEIGNCYSRESTNESDDALKGFHEESHLGLFISGQFTGESWIQKQKPADFFHMKGYVENILDKLGFHMRQFKMEELETDIFDQGLRYKLKKHTVAEVGMVHQNILNKLDIEIPVYFGDIYWGKAMELAENNRVEYKEIPKYPHVRRDLALLLNEDIRFKQIEDLAYKTERKFLKDVSLFDVYQGEKLGENKKSYAVSFILQDEKQTLKEKHIDKIMKKLINTFREQLGAEIR; encoded by the coding sequence ATGAAAATCTCTTATAACTGGCTAAAAGATTACGTGGATACAAGTTTATCGCCCGAAGAAGTGGCGCAGATTTTAACCAACACAGGCCTGGAGGTGGAAGGCAGGGAAGCTTTTCAGTCTGTGGAAGGCGGACTGGAGGGACTGGTAATTGGCCGGGTTACTTCCTGCAAGAGCCACCCCAAAGCAGATAACCTGAGCATTACCACCGTGGATGTGGGAATGGACCGCGAACTACCCATTGTATGTGGAGCACCGAATGTAGCCGAAGGTCAGAAGGTGGTGGTGGCCAAGCCGGGAACCAAGCTATTCATGAACGGTAAGCGAACAGAACTCAAAAAAACCAAAATACGGGGAGAAGTTTCAGAAGGTATGATCTGCGCAGAGGATGAGGTCGGTCTGGGAGATGACCACGAAGGGATTATTGTATTAGATGACGACGCCCCCTTAGGCGGAAAGGTAAAAGATTACTTTCATTTTGAAGAGGATACCGTTTTGGAAATCGACCTCACCCCCAACCGCATCGACGGTGCCTCCCATATTGGCGTAGCCCGGGACCTTTTGGCATACCTCAGGCAGAAAGAAGATATAAAATTAAAGAAACCATCCGTAGACCACTTCAAAAAAGACGATGATAACCTGAAGATTGATGTGGAAATCGTTAACAGGGAAGCCTGCCCGCGATATTCCGGAGTTACCCTCACCAACGTAAATGTGGAACCTTCCCCTGAATGGTTACAAAACCGTTTAAAGGCAGTAGGGCTTAATCCCATTAACAACCTGGTGGATATATCCAACTTTGTATTGCTGGAAACCGGTCAGCCCCTCCACTTTTTTGATGCGGATAAAATAAAGGACAATAAGGTCCTCATCCAAAAACTTAGTGAGGGAACCCCGTTTATCTCTCTTGATAAACAGGAAATCAAATTATCCGCAGAAGACCTTATGATCTGCGATACCGAAAAACCCATGTGTATTGCTGGGGTCCTTGGCGGAACCAATTCCGGTGTAACTGAGCATACCAAAAACCTTTTTATCGAGAGTGCTTACTTTGATCCGAGACACATTAGAAATACGGCCAAACGGCACATTCTCAATACAGATGCTTCATACCGTTTCGAAAGAGGCGCCGACCCGAACAATACCGTTTACGCCCTGAAAAGAGCTGCACTCATGGTGAAAGAGATCGCAGGGGGCAACATTTCTTCAGAAATTGTGGACGAATATCCCGATCCCATAGACAAAGCACCGGTAGATCTAAACTTCGACAACCTTGTCAGGTTGACAGGAATGGAAATTCCCCTGCCTGTTTTGAGAACGATATTACCGGCTCTGGATATTGAGATCGAAGAAGAAACCGAACGGGGGATGAAGTTACGCATCCCCACTTACCGGGTAGATGTCACCAGGGAGGTGGATGTGATCGAGGAAATACTGAGAATCTACGGATACAACAGAATTGAAACTCCGGAAAAGCTAAACGCCACATTAACTTATTCGGAAGGTACCGACCGGGAACAATATACGGACGTTATCTCCACGTTGCTCACAGGGAAAGGGTTTACTGAAATCATGTCCAATTCCCTGACCAAATCTGCTTATTATAATGACCTTACCACCTTCCCGGAAAACAACCTGGTGTATCTCCATAACCCCCTTAGCAGCGATCTCAACAGTATGAGGCAAACATTGCTCTTCGGTGGACTGGAAGCTGTGGCCCATAACATCAACCATCAAAGGCCGGATCTGAAGGTTTTCGAGATCGGGAACTGCTATTCCCGTGAATCAACCAATGAATCAGATGATGCACTAAAAGGATTTCATGAGGAAAGCCATCTGGGATTATTCATTTCGGGCCAATTTACCGGCGAAAGCTGGATACAAAAACAAAAACCTGCCGATTTCTTCCACATGAAAGGTTATGTGGAAAACATCCTGGATAAACTGGGCTTCCATATGCGACAGTTTAAAATGGAAGAACTCGAGACCGACATTTTTGACCAGGGCCTCAGGTACAAGCTGAAAAAACATACCGTTGCCGAGGTGGGTATGGTACATCAAAACATCCTGAACAAGCTGGATATTGAGATCCCTGTTTATTTCGGCGACATATACTGGGGCAAGGCAATGGAGCTGGCCGAAAACAACCGGGTAGAATATAAAGAGATCCCCAAATATCCACATGTTAGAAGAGATCTGGCATTGCTTCTCAATGAAGATATCCGTTTCAAACAGATCGAAGATCTGGCCTACAAAACAGAAAGAAAGTTCCTGAAAGATGTATCGCTTTTTGATGTTTATCAAGGGGAAAAACTGGGGGAAAACAAAAAGTCATACGCAGTCAGCTTTATACTGCAGGATGAAAAGCAAACGCTGAAGGAGAAACACATCGACAAGATCATGAAAAAACTCATCAACACGTTCAGGGAACAACTGGGTGCGGAGATAAGATAA